Genomic window (Candidatus Omnitrophota bacterium):
AGCGCTGACGCGGTCGAACAAAGTGGAAATCTTGCAAAATGGTGTCCGTATCCCTTCGACAATAGCAATTCTTTCCATGATTCTTTCCCCTATTGGTTATTTCGGCCGAACATCAATGATCCGCTTTTCTTTTGAAGATGTTTCAAGCTCCAAGCGGCGCACCATCTCATCAAAAGAAATAAAAAATACGGCATTAGGCGTAATTTCCGTTGCCAAAACAATATTTTTCTTGATCGCTTCTTCGATCTGCCCTTTATCAACACCGTCTTTCACGCAAACATAAACAATAACTTCATCGATTTCGAATGGGTCATTATCTTTTTTACGGATCTCAATTTGCCATTCCGGAATTTGTTCAAATTTTTCTAGGATTTCCGAAAAACTATTTAAGTCGACCAATGTCCCTTTGATTTTGGATAATTTAAGGCTCCTCACATCCGACATACGCGTAATATTACTTGAAATACGCGGAACGGTTCTTCGGCAAAACGGGCACGGCTCATACGTTATCCCGCCTTTCACAAAATCACCAGTTCGATATCTGATAACCGCGCTGCCGCGCGAATCAATAGAGGTGTAAACTAATTCTCCATCTTCTCCTTCGCGCTTTATTTCACCGGTTTGCGGATCAATAACCTCGAAGATCTCTTTATCCGGATAAAGATGATATCCGCTGGAAACACCTGCCGGAGCTGGACATTCGGCCCAAGCTGTGCGCGCCTCGGTAAACCCATAAGTCCCAAAGATAAAAGGATCTTTTGAGCCCAAAGAACACAAAAGTTCGGTTACGCGTGTTTTGAATGTATCCGGAATACGCGACGCCCCTAAAACAACTTTTTTAATAAAACTTAAGTCGCATCCTTTTTCTTTTGCCGCGCGCAAGATATGATACAAATAACTCGGCACACCTAAGACAACAGCCGGTTTCATTTTTAAAAGAGCGGCAATGCTAGCTTCGGTGCCGGAAACTTTCCCT
Coding sequences:
- a CDS encoding AMP-binding protein, whose protein sequence is MIDPWKNLSKLSRVQVRDLQNRLLHSFLNRQVYPFSSFYRNLFDQKRIDPRKIKTVEDLKHIPLTSKRDFLDSGKNADRFRDFILQPDPKTIKKYLPAHKLASMALRSVLQGKQFVKDEVSKEYRPVFITFTTGTTERPLPYVYTKHDINNLSISGSRMVSLFGIQESEHIVNLFPYAPHLAFWQVVFGGLSSGILILSTGGGKVSGTEASIAALLKMKPAVVLGVPSYLYHILRAAKEKGCDLSFIKKVVLGASRIPDTFKTRVTELLCSLGSKDPFIFGTYGFTEARTAWAECPAPAGVSSGYHLYPDKEIFEVIDPQTGEIKREGEDGELVYTSIDSRGSAVIRYRTGDFVKGGITYEPCPFCRRTVPRISSNITRMSDVRSLKLSKIKGTLVDLNSFSEILEKFEQIPEWQIEIRKKDNDPFEIDEVIVYVCVKDGVDKGQIEEAIKKNIVLATEITPNAVFFISFDEMVRRLELETSSKEKRIIDVRPK